A region from the Acyrthosiphon pisum isolate AL4f chromosome A1, pea_aphid_22Mar2018_4r6ur, whole genome shotgun sequence genome encodes:
- the LOC100159510 gene encoding ATP-dependent (S)-NAD(P)H-hydrate dehydratase encodes MTSHINMMNKCKTLLPILSHNLHKGQSGRIGVIGGCEEYTGAPYYAAISALRTGADLVYVFCFKSAAPVIKSYSPELIVLPYLDSPNCIDRLKPWLEKLHSLVVGPGLGTSPIAQDAVRRIFEHISRESNFNNKRMPIIADADSLNVIEPETFRFYNGCIYLTPNVHELTKLSSRLIGRQTYEPTVTDVQALMNKLGGNYVIVLKGAEDVIANIRGTLVCTEPGSARRCGGQGDILAGSMGTFAYWASKQTHYCDELDPEVLAAYAASALTRHTNKIAFKAKGRNMITTDIVELLPNAFQTLFGN; translated from the coding sequence ATGACTTCGCATATAAATATGATGAATAAATGCAAAACTCTATTACCGATTTTATCGCACAATCTTCATAAAGGACAATCAGGAAGGATTGGTGTTATTGGAGGTTGTGAAGAATACACAGGAGCCCCCTACTATGCAGCCATTAGTGCATTACGTACAGGAGCTGATCTTGTGTATGTGTTTTGTTTCAAATCTGCTGCTCCAGTCATAAAGTCATACTCACCAGAACTTATTGTGTTGCCATATTTAGACAGTCCGAATTGTATTGACCGTTTAAAGCCCTGGTTAGAAAAACTTCACTCTCTGGTTGTCGGACCAGGACTTGGTACTAGCCCTATTGCTCAAGATGCTGTTAGACGTATTTTTGAACACATCAGTAGAgaatcaaattttaacaataaaagaaTGCCAATAATAGCTGATGCAGATTCTCTTAATGTAATTGAACCAGAAACATTCCGATTTTATAATGGTTGTATTTATCTTACACCGAATGTTCACGAATTAACTAAATTATCTAGTAGACTGATCGGGCGTCAAACCTATGAACCAACAGTGACTGATGTTCAGGCTCTTATGAACAAATTAGGAGGTAATTACGTTATAGTATTAAAAGGAGCTGAAGATGTAATAGCAAACATAAGGGGGACTTTAGTGTGTACTGAACCCGGTTCAGCTAGACGATGTGGAGGCCAAGGAGATATATTAGCCGGAAGTATGGGCACTTTTGCTTATTGGGCTTCCAAGCAAACTCACTATTGTGATGAATTAGATCCAGAAGTTCTTGCTGCTTATGCGGCAAGTGCACTTACTAggcatacaaataaaatagcgTTTAAAGCAAAGGGTCGAAATATGATTACAACAGATATTGTTGAATTGTTACCTAATGCTTTTCAAACTTTATTTGgcaactga
- the LOC100168403 gene encoding structural maintenance of chromosomes protein 6, with product MNSKYKLSQKLSQTDSQYNNEDWYNGSIKSITLENFMCHSNFHLSLNPRINFISGLNGSGKSAIQTAIVVGFGARASITNRATSLKSLIKYGQTSAAVSITLANSGDGNSDCGPYRPEVYGKQITIVRQITESSTTYKFLNENNRVVKGFKDELKNLTLHFNILVDNPICVMNQAMVKTFHKSANPSAKYDLFYKAISANVYNENINETKSIAKEYWEKLENVKSVLDQCFKEVSDYETYEKKCKQLETLKNCKIQFENEYAWHFVNEHEATYGRYLNEIESLKSNMSENIEQTNILEQNIKSISEVLGEKKKELANVENCRSNNHMVFMQTKKELQEKMNELDSVNLSIRKYDSALKLLISDRKDLEKHIEVEQQKGNTNTLAQYKEMLAHYEQSCSEVEAAWKTNMEHERTLRNTVDELKQRIGNLKNNEVTPLQRKIGEINRNISSMSRQEDRINFYGNWMPQLVKAIEVAFKQNKFIKKPIGPIGAYIKVNNDKWIFAIENYLGRGTLRTFLVDNFTDNKVLQSIMDKIITGNIRKPTVITSKFFDKVHNITATETQNNFFRMLNFTSPIVANSLIDNNRIETIMLVDDTAEAMPMMENMSQVPRNCNFSLTLDGTQVYPSPSYRVYSLQSATEPVLLQSDVSVAVNNLKREKKELEVKINNLNREFENFERSKVEKQQHFDKTQSESRLLKAKYDEYLKKINELKTKCEEEQDDRMATLTEEINDVNLKIAKAKEIIDNAMKPIPMFEKEIDLINERLQEVKSIIEKTDRSALLEEIERLQAKINKYKTKMLQINNNSTEQKQLLKDLVKKTENEKKKFENEKKTAEKLCEQMQVTRNEEDIRRDIEETIHKYKLLEMELNKRGETTHLALRDEYKKKKEEYILQSALYKQIVEIYKANKKSVELSTEALQNYIEYVRLKVIESFDLVLMLRKIKGNLEINQHEQSMEISMFDSISTSCASGGERTFATVALILALWSNMQLPFYSIDEYDVYMDNVNRLATTQLLMMAIENRKNQFIFLTPQDISHIKSADNIKIVKLKEPRS from the exons atgaattcaaaatataaactaagTCAAA AGTTAAGTCAGACAGATTCACAGTATAATAATGAAGATTGGTATAATGGAAGTATTAAGTCAATCACTCTGGAAAATTTTATGTGCCattcaaattttcatttatcattgaatcctcgaattaattttatatctggTTTGAACGGTAGTGGAAAGAGTGCTATCCAAACTGCTATTGTTGTAGGGTTTGGTGCTAGAGCAAGCATCACCAACCGTGCTACTTCATTAAAGTCTCTTATCAAATATGGACAAACATCAGCTGCTGTATCAATAACCTTAGCAAATAGTGGAGACGGAAATAGTGACTGTGGGCCTTACAGACCTGAAGTGTATGGCAAGCAAATTACTATAGTGAGACAAATTACAGAATCATCTACTacctataaatttttaaatgaaaataatagggTTGTTAAAGGCTTTaaagatgaattaaaaaatttgacacttcattttaatatattagtggATAATCCAATATGTGTTATGAATCAAGCAATGgttaaaacatttcataaaagTGCAAATCCAAGTGCTAAGTATGATCTTTTCTATAAAGCTATATCtgcaaatgtatataatgaaaatattaatgaaacaaAATCAATTGCAAAAGAGTACTgggaaaaacttgaaaatgttaaaagtgTTTTAGATCAATGTTTCAAAGAAGTAAGTGATTATgaaacttatgaaaaaaaatgtaaacagttagaaacattgaaaaattgtaaaattcaatttgaaaatGAGTATGCTTGGCATTTTGTTAATGAACATGAAGCAACTTACGgaagatatttaaacgaaatagAATCTCTTAAAAGTAATATGTCTGAGAATATagaacaaacaaatattttggagcagaatattaaatcaatttcaGAGGTcttgggggaaaaaaaaaaagaattggcAAATGTTGAAAATTGTCGCTCAAACAATCATATGGTTTTCATGCAGACAAAAAAAGAATTGCAGGAAAAAATGAATGAGTTAGATTCAGTGAACCTTTCTATTAGAAAATATGATTctgctttaaaattattaatcagtGATAGGAAAGATTTAGAAAAACACATTGAGGTTGAACAACAAAAAGGCAATACTAATACTTTAGCGCAATATAAAGAAATGTTGGCACACTATGAGCAAAGTTGTTCTGAAGTAGAGGCGGCATGGAAAACAAATATGGAGCATGAACGAACTCTACGAAATACAGTTGATGAGTTAAAACAgaggattggaaatttaaagAACAATGAGGTTACTCCCTTACAAAGAAAAATCGgtgaaattaatagaaatatcaGCAGTATGTCTCGACAAGAAGACAGAATCAATTTTTATGGGAACTGGATGCCACAATTAGTTAAAGCTATTGAAGTCGCTTTTaagcaaaacaaatttataaaaaaaccaatagGTCCTATTGGAGCATACATTAAAGTAAACAATGACAAATGGATATTTGCAATCGAAAATTACTTAGGTCGTGGGactttaagaacatttttagttGATAACTTTACAGATAACAAAGTACTTCAATCAATAATGGATAAAATAATTACGGGAAATATAAGAAAACCCACTGTTATTACAAGCAAATTTTTTGACAAAGTTCATAACATTACTGCTAcagaaactcaaaataatttttttcgtatgtTAAACTTCACTAGTCCTATAGTAGCTAATTCTCTGATTGATAACAACCGTATTGAGACAATAATGCTTGTAGATGACACAGCAGAAGCTATGCCTATGATGGAAAATATGTCCCAAGTTCCTAGAAATTGTAATTTCAGTTTAACTTTAGATGGAACTCAAGTTTATCCAAGTCCTTCATATAGAGTGTATTCTTTACAAAGTGCAACTGAACCAGTTCTCTTGCAAAGTGATGTTTCGGTTGCTGTTAATAACTTGAAACGTGAGAAAAAAGAGTtagaagtaaaaattaataatctaaacagagaatttgaaaattttgaacgGTCAAAGGTAGAAAAGCAACAACACTTTGATAAGACTCAATCAGAGTCACGATTACTTAAGGCCAAGTATgatgaatacttaaaaaaaataaatgaacttaAAACTAAATGTGAAGAAGAACAAGATGACAGAATGGCAACTCTTACTGAAGAAATTAatgatgttaatttaaaaatagctaaAGCCAAAGAAATAATAGATAATGCCATGAAACCAATTCCAATGTTTGaaaaagaaattgatttaataaatgaGAGACTGCAAGAAGTAAAATCTATTATTGAAAAGACTGATCGTTCTGCATTATTGGAAGAAATTGAACGCCTCCaagctaaaataaataaatataaaacaaaaatgttgcaaattaataataattcaactgagcaaaaacaattattaaaggATTTAGttaagaaaactgaaaatgaaaaaaaaaaatttgaaaatgaaaagaAAACAGCAGAAAAATTATGTGAACAAATGCAGGTAACACGTAATGAAGAGGATATAAGGAGAGATATAGAAGAAACCattcataaatataagttattagaaATGGAGTTGAACAAGAGAGGTGAAACCACCCATCTAGCCTTGAGAGAtgagtataaaaagaaaaaagaagaaTATATTCTTCAGAGTgctttatataaacaaattgtagAGATTTATAAAGCCAACAAGAAATCTGTTGAACTTAGTACAGAAGCACTTCAAAACTACATTGAGTATGTTCGGCTGAAAGTAATTGAATCTTTTGATTTGGTGCTGATGTTACGCAAAATTAAAGGCAACCTCGAAATTAATCAACATGAACAAAGTATGGAGATTTCAATGTTTGATAGCATAAGTACTTCATGTGCCTCCGGTGGTGAACGGACATTTGCTACAGTAGCTTTGATTTTAGCATTGTGGAGCAACATGCAATTACCATTTTACTCCATTGATGAATATGATGTATACATGGATAATGTTAATCGATTAGCCACTACTCAGCTGCTGATGATGGCTATAGAAAATCGTAAAAACCAATTCATATTTCTCACTCCACAAGACATATCTCATATAAAAAGTGCTGATAATATTaagatagttaaattaaaagaacCTAGAtcttaa
- the Uqcrb gene encoding ubiquinol-cytochrome c reductase binding protein, producing MPIMKALASNVAVRRWAYNLSGFNKFGLHHDDVLQENDDVKEALRRLPAHKVDERSFRIIRAMQLSLQKIELPKEQWTKFEEDDRYLKPYLEEVIKEREEKEYWEKNYY from the exons atGCCTATTATGAAAGCTTTAGCTTCCAATG TGGCTGTTCGCCGCTGGGCATATAATCTTTCTGGTTTCAATAAATTTG GATTACATCATGATGATGTGTTACAAGAAAATGATGATGTCAAGGAAGCATTAAGACGGTTACCAGCACACAAAGTAGATGAAAGGTCATTCAGAATAATTAGAGCAATGCAACTCTCCTTACAAAAAATTGAACTACCTAAAGAACAATGGACGAAGTTTGAagaa GATGACCGTTATTTAAAACCTTACCTTGAAGAAGTCATTAAAGAAAGAGAAGAGAAAGAATACtgggaaaaaaattactattag
- the LOC100574475 gene encoding uncharacterized protein LOC100574475 has protein sequence MSIFNLEKMVGTIDKLSTSLDVMLCCKDSEGGQEILETCEQLDSLIMSFDDQISILKDALIKEKNARQSSFQRQLDELKTIEERCNHMIVYIQLNTELETQQYNQNHEIKEFKGNNSNNMANISMSPVPKWKDGHSLSENTIHHTTMSNGTIMSNSMLGQSLKSQAAKQVLDIPLLKSVNNDEMDSVPK, from the exons ATGAGTAtttttaatcttgaaaaaatggTGGGAACCATTGATAAACTTAGTACTTCTCTAGATGTAATGTTATGTTGCAAAGATAGTGAAGGTGGACAAGAAATATTAGAAACGTGTGAACAATTAGATAGTTTAATTATGTCATTTGACGATCAGATTAGTATTCTCAAAGATGCTCTAATCAAAGAGAAAAACGCCCGTCAATcg tcatttcaAAGACAGTTGGATGAATTGAAAACAATTGAGGAAAGATGTAACCACATGATAGTTTATATCCAATTAAATACTGAACTTGAAACTCAGCAGTATAatcaaaatcatgaaataaaagaatttaaaggaaataattcaaataatatggcTAATATTTCAATGTCACCTGTTCCAAAGTGGAAAGATGGTCATTCTCTATCTGAGAACACTATACACCATACTACTATGTCAAATGGTACAATAATGAGTAACAGTATGCTGGGACAGTCTTTAAAATCTCAGGCTGCTAAACAAGTTCTTGATATTCCACTTCTAAAATCTGTTAACAACGATGAAATGGATTCTGTTCcaaagtaa
- the Ska1 gene encoding spindle and KT associated 1 isoform X1, with product MSIFNLEKMVGTIDKLSTSLDVMLCCKDSEGGQEILETCEQLDSLIMSFDDQISILKDALIKEKNARQSSFQRQLDELKTIEERCNHMIVYIQLNTELETQQYNQNHEIKEFKGNNSNNMANISMSPVPKWKDGHSLSENTIHHTTMSNGTIMSNSMLGQSLKSQAAKQVLDIPLLKSVNNDEMDSVPKYMKGRLTSLNVNVVIDGINIALENKYEILQKPRNLLKKKDQDIYNTWKIQQNDVGQGQYFVTADDISRFGETKVDKTTLNIIPILRHLKRLKESRTGGFVYYIPY from the exons ATGAGTAtttttaatcttgaaaaaatggTGGGAACCATTGATAAACTTAGTACTTCTCTAGATGTAATGTTATGTTGCAAAGATAGTGAAGGTGGACAAGAAATATTAGAAACGTGTGAACAATTGGATAGTTTAATTATGTCATTTGACGATCAGATTAGTATTCTCAAAGATGCTCTAATCAAAGAGAAAAACGCCCGTCAATcg tcatttcaAAGACAGTTGGATGAATTGAAAACAATTGAGGAAAGATGTAACCACATGATAGTTTATATCCAATTAAATACTGAACTTGAAACTCAGCAGTATAatcaaaatcatgaaataaaagaatttaaaggaaataattcaaataatatggcTAATATTTCAATGTCACCTGTTCCAAAGTGGAAAGATGGTCATTCTCTATCTGAGAACACTATACACCATACTACTATGTCAAATGGTACAATAATGAGTAACAGTATGCTGGGACAGTCTTTAAAATCTCAGGCTGCTAAACAAGTTCTTGATATTCCACTTCTAAAATCTGTTAACAACGATGAAATGGATTCTGTTCcaaa GTACATGAAAGGTCGTTTAACTTCATTAAATGTGAATGTTGTGATAGATGGTATTAATATtgcattagaaaataaatatgaaattttgcAAAAGCcaagaaatttattaaaaaaaaaagatcaagaTATTTACAACACGTGGAAAATTCAGCAAAACGATGTTGGACAAG gtcaATACTTTGTAACTGCTGATGATATTTCTAGATTTGGTGAGACAAAAGTGGATAAAActacattaaacataattcCCATATTAAGACATTTAAAACGATTAAAAGAATCTCGTACAGGTggctttgtttattatataccatactag
- the LOC100165348 gene encoding ras association domain-containing protein 4 isoform X2 → MWKCHKCGKPVYFAERMQSLGYDWHPECLRCEECSKRLNPGQHAEHKGVPYCHVPCYGVLFGPQLYGHGTRVESHTSFGRVENKYPFGPNVERSELDEKLKMYNKYYEGRSGEIRSREVNGRPILEGALRIYWAVTDMIHLKEDDDQRIKNRILRENDVPLMKLQSKYVTNNSKNDQHQNGNNSFNKFNTLPNNLNHNVVEDDLSELLKVEREVVDDEKLEKETADKCLLRSRSLDDDTSDNEYNDESLSDHQDEFVNNVKMRRKSGSTAIKRRTGRLNGKNRTKLKRRCSINGHFYNRETSFFTPPYGSQMSVWVTSLVTTPEVINLMLDKYKVDGKAYQFSLFLVFDNGERRKLLDDEYPLVVRLIQGPHEDVSRLYLMESRTTDEISCDVAQFLNFSLPECKAILAGYDAEEEKHIIAVQAKYEDMRRRIKQRMEQLKVRL, encoded by the exons ATGTGGAAATGCCATAAATGTGGCAAACCAGTGTACTTTG CGGAACGCATGCAATCATTAGGCTATGACTGGCACCCAGAATGTCTACGATGTGAAGAATGTAGTAAGCGATTGAACCCCGGACAGCATGCAGAG CATAAAGGCGTTCCATACTGTCATGTGCCGTGTTATGGTGTGTTATTCGGACCTCAATTATATGGCCATGGTACTAGAGTGGAGTCTCATACCAGTTTTGGTAGAGTCGAAAACAAATATCCGTTCGGGCCAAATGTTGAAag gtCCGAGTTGGATGAAAAACTcaaaatgtacaacaaatatTACGAAGGACGTAGTGGAGAGATTCGTAGCCGagag gtaaatGGTCGTCCTATTCTAGAAGGGGCATTAAGAATCTATTGGGCTGTGACTGACATGATTCATCTGAAAGAAGACGATGACCAAAGAATCAAAAATAGAATCCTTAGAGAAAATGATGTGCCACTAATG AAACTACAAAGTAAATATGTaactaataattcaaaaaatgatcAACATCAAAATGGAAACAACTCCTTTAACAAGTTTAATACATTACCAAATAACTTAAATCATAATGTTGTTGAAGATGACCTTAGTGAACTTTTGaaa gtagaaAGAGAAGTTGTTGACGATGAAAAG TTAGAAAAAGAGACTGCTGATAAGTGTTTACTGAGAAGTCGTTCATTGGATGATGATACAAGTGACAATGAATACAACGATGAATCATTATCTGACCATCAAGATgaatttgtaaataatgttaaaatgcgTCGAAAATCTGGATCAACAGCTATCAAAAGAAG aaCTGGAAGATTAAATGGAAAGaatagaacaaaattaaaacgcaGATGTTCAATTAATGGTCACTTCTATAATCGTGAAACAAGTTTTTTTACACCGCCATATGGTAGCCAAATGTCTGTTTGGGTAACATCATTGGTTACAACACCAGAAGTTATTAACCTGATGTTAGACAAATACAAAGTAGATGGGAAAGCAtatcaattttcattatttcttgTATTTGATAATGGAG aaCGTCGTAAATTATTGGATGATGAATATCCACTGGTTGTAAGATTAATTCAAGGGCCACATGAAGATGTTTCTAGATTATATTTGATGGAAAGTCGAACCACAGATGAAATTAGTTGTGACGTGGCtcaatttcttaattttagttTACCAGAATGTAAAGCTATTCTGGCTGGCTATGATGCTGAagaagaaaaacatattattgcagTACAagcaaa atatgaaGATATGAGGAGAAGAATCAAACAACGTATGGAACAGTTAAAGGTGCGACTTTAA
- the LOC100165348 gene encoding ras association domain-containing protein 4 isoform X1 — protein MWKCHKCGKPVYFAERMQSLGYDWHPECLRCEECSKRLNPGQHAEHKGVPYCHVPCYGVLFGPQLYGHGTRVESHTSFGRVENKYPFGPNVERSELDEKLKMYNKYYEGRSGEIRSREVNGRPILEGALRIYWAVTDMIHLKEDDDQRIKNRILRENDVPLMKLQSKYVTNNSKNDQHQNGNNSFNKFNTLPNNLNHNVVEDDLSELLKVEREVVDDEKVCSKKADIEALIPDKNDEYSENFESQLEKETADKCLLRSRSLDDDTSDNEYNDESLSDHQDEFVNNVKMRRKSGSTAIKRRTGRLNGKNRTKLKRRCSINGHFYNRETSFFTPPYGSQMSVWVTSLVTTPEVINLMLDKYKVDGKAYQFSLFLVFDNGERRKLLDDEYPLVVRLIQGPHEDVSRLYLMESRTTDEISCDVAQFLNFSLPECKAILAGYDAEEEKHIIAVQAKYEDMRRRIKQRMEQLKVRL, from the exons ATGTGGAAATGCCATAAATGTGGCAAACCAGTGTACTTTG CGGAACGCATGCAATCATTAGGCTATGACTGGCACCCAGAATGTCTACGATGTGAAGAATGTAGTAAGCGATTGAACCCCGGACAGCATGCAGAG CATAAAGGCGTTCCATACTGTCATGTGCCGTGTTATGGTGTGTTATTCGGACCTCAATTATATGGCCATGGTACTAGAGTGGAGTCTCATACCAGTTTTGGTAGAGTCGAAAACAAATATCCGTTCGGGCCAAATGTTGAAag gtCCGAGTTGGATGAAAAACTcaaaatgtacaacaaatatTACGAAGGACGTAGTGGAGAGATTCGTAGCCGagag gtaaatGGTCGTCCTATTCTAGAAGGGGCATTAAGAATCTATTGGGCTGTGACTGACATGATTCATCTGAAAGAAGACGATGACCAAAGAATCAAAAATAGAATCCTTAGAGAAAATGATGTGCCACTAATG AAACTACAAAGTAAATATGTaactaataattcaaaaaatgatcAACATCAAAATGGAAACAACTCCTTTAACAAGTTTAATACATTACCAAATAACTTAAATCATAATGTTGTTGAAGATGACCTTAGTGAACTTTTGaaa gtagaaAGAGAAGTTGTTGACGATGAAAAGGTATGTAGTAAAAAAGCTGATATAGAAGCTCTAATTCCAGATAAAAATGATGAATATTCAGAAAACTTTGAATCTCAGTTAGAAAAAGAGACTGCTGATAAGTGTTTACTGAGAAGTCGTTCATTGGATGATGATACAAGTGACAATGAATACAACGATGAATCATTATCTGACCATCAAGATgaatttgtaaataatgttaaaatgcgTCGAAAATCTGGATCAACAGCTATCAAAAGAAG aaCTGGAAGATTAAATGGAAAGaatagaacaaaattaaaacgcaGATGTTCAATTAATGGTCACTTCTATAATCGTGAAACAAGTTTTTTTACACCGCCATATGGTAGCCAAATGTCTGTTTGGGTAACATCATTGGTTACAACACCAGAAGTTATTAACCTGATGTTAGACAAATACAAAGTAGATGGGAAAGCAtatcaattttcattatttcttgTATTTGATAATGGAG aaCGTCGTAAATTATTGGATGATGAATATCCACTGGTTGTAAGATTAATTCAAGGGCCACATGAAGATGTTTCTAGATTATATTTGATGGAAAGTCGAACCACAGATGAAATTAGTTGTGACGTGGCtcaatttcttaattttagttTACCAGAATGTAAAGCTATTCTGGCTGGCTATGATGCTGAagaagaaaaacatattattgcagTACAagcaaa atatgaaGATATGAGGAGAAGAATCAAACAACGTATGGAACAGTTAAAGGTGCGACTTTAA